A window from Athalia rosae chromosome 5, iyAthRosa1.1, whole genome shotgun sequence encodes these proteins:
- the LOC105687393 gene encoding plexin-B isoform X1 codes for MRLLGPVGSLPVSPPVPPPPRLQLLSTCLGSVFSLPFATWLLVTIAAAAMDTPSSPSPNVPDKNFPHIVAQFPPTDSMRYNFYPLDPNTTREGPLRFNHLITDPVNNRLYAGAVNRLMQFDSDLRLEVLVSTGPRLDNPHCHATGCTSREVVTRLMDNTNKLLVADLDSRNLIACGSLFQGTCEKYKMSNISLKPEFILRSVAANDDNSSTYAFVGPEKYGPRSKTNILYVGTTFTNNGDYSQDVPAISSRSLVDLSLRKFEYQEHSTIQIDVKYRDHFLVKYVYGFNASIFAYFVVVQKQSHLPELEELGYVSRLARSCISDPNYDSYAEVTLQCSVDTGDGSQHIYNLVQDAKVAAAGSDLAIQLGISKGDSVLVSVFSPSKGITSEPLPRSAVCVYSLRDIEDKFIENIHMCFNGTVKYRNMEYVSGPIQNGMCPTAGTTGNILSFCEVALKISGVSPIVAQASLHFPNVSVSAITIANTESHTVAFLGTTDGVLMKVLLSGVEPAVYESIVVDKGQKLLPDTTIAPGGEHLYVLSTSKITKVKVEHCSGYANCSSCLDARDPYCGWCSLEKRCTVRGDCQKASHSSPRWLSLGTGQQCIDFEQVLPDRIPINQMTTVQLTIRTLPELPIGANYKCVFGNAEPIDALMTGFGLSCPTPPVLGRPSIPDETDHVLVPLSVRSSETNKDFVSRNFAYYDCSKHTMCSECVRSQWACSWCVYENKCTHNTTCCQGNVISGENVSKAVPNRELRQNDQCRLHSFQNPSHLNAHGVQYCPRFARREEPLMLPNNVPKEIVLEVENLPRPQVGHTGFQCIVTIEGANLKVQARVDSNRFIVCDKTVYSYEAVRGDYEAAVTVVWNTNHHVDQTTVLLYKCEVLGSHREHADCSLCVTRDLRFECTWCVNSCVYRHSCLHSLFSVCPKPRIDMIKPLSGPIEGGTLVTIEGSNLGLKESDVEGKIHIGETPCTLVDYEVSVRIVCRTGPSPQETTASVVVGNNAGYTESAVLFNYKDIQLTGVYPTMGPQSGGTQLAVSGMYLNIGSTISAYLDELPCEVNATQASSTRLTCVTSKSGSVRRIKKLTLSIDGANRTLINNPYNYTHDPTIMEIKPLRSFASGGRMITVHGTNLDTIQKPEMEVYLENEPLPVNKTVCTVLNPTQMECPSPCIAEKFKILQRTKRSLHKHGSQVLKESQLPLRIGFVMDHVDLEKHFQSLRIQLLYVEDPKFFPFPNNVKLYKGDTLVIEGENLNHASDESDVNVTVGTVPCNVTSLALTQLVCTPPDQQPLDTDEIGIKMDYGLPLVVVRVGQSLRFPIGYLRYDVIKSYPFPPEAIAGIAAGTFGLVFLFVLVLVLYRRKSTQAEREYKRIQIQMDTLESNVRMECKQAFAELQTDMTDLTADLESSGIPTLDHKNYIMKVFFPGVIDHPILNDPRPRNNIPRTNYDAAMLQFEQLVNNKCFILTFIDTLEAQKSFNIRDKVNVASLLMVVLMGKMEYATDILMNLLLRLIDKSVGTKYPQLMLRRTESVVEKMLTNWMALCMYNYLKDYAGSSLFLLFKAIKHQIEKGPVDVITHDARYSLSEERLLREQIEHGVVTLHVVQDDLDEKIQCKVLDCDTINQVKSKILDALYKNTPFSARPSIHEVDLEWRHGRGGHLTLQDEDLTTKCSEEWKKMNTLAHYGVKESAVMSLIPRQNDGFSVSCKPPCHNCKPSHLHGNHCSSAHLSSTPNHTMLSPITYSHSPGGIYFNSQHSPPIITANGDIESGHGGNQRLYHLVRPVEEGHYPPGLGTTGGKHHHPERTHKAIPEIFLTRLLSTKGTVQKFVDDFLNTILTANEALPSAVKWLFDLLDEAAKRHGLTDPEVPHAWKSNSLPLRFWVNFIKNPDFMFDINKTTTVDSSLSVIAQTFMDSCSTTEHRLGKDSPSNKLLFAKDIPHYREKVGRFYSDVQRLPLITDQEMSSAMQQLSAAHANEFDVIAALKELYIYVSKYYEQILEALETDAGCRKLHLAHRLENVACTLEGEETSAC; via the exons ATGAGGCTCCTTGGACCTGTTGGATCCCTTCCTGTATCGCCTCCTGTACCTCCTCCGCCACGATTGCAGCTGTTGTCAACTTGCCTCGGCTCGGTATTTTCCTTACCATTTGCCACTTGGCTTCTAGTTACGATTGCTGCAGCTGCAATGGACACACCATCCAGCCCAAGTCCAAACGTTCCAGACAAAAATTTCCCACACATCGTCGCACAATTTCCTCCAACGGACAGCAtgcgatataatttttatcccctCGATCCAAATACCACCAGGGAAGGTCCCCTTAGGTTTAATCATCTCATCACCGATCCTGTTAATAACAGACTCTACGCCGGAGCTGTTAACAGGCTCATGCAGTTCGACTCTGACCTCAGACTAGAGGTGCTTGTTTCTACAG GGCCGAGACTGGATAATCCTCATTGCCACGCTACTGGCTGTACGTCAAGGGAAGTAGTGACTAGGCTAATGGATAATACAAACAAACTATTGGTCGCCGATCTAGACTCTCGTAACCTCATCGCATGCGGTTCTCTTTTTCAAGGAACAtgtgagaaatataaaatgtcTAACATATCCCTGAAACCTGAGTTTATTTTACGTAGCGTAGCTGCAAACGATGACAATTCGTCTACTTACGCCTTTGTTGGACCAGAAAAATACGGCCCTCGGAGTAAAactaatatattatacgttggTACAACATTTACGAATAATGGAGATTACAGTCAAGATGTACCTGCCATTTCAAGCAGGAGTCTCGTAGACCTGTCATTgaggaaatttgaatatcaagAGCACTCAACAATTCAAATAGACGTCAAGTACAGGGATCATTTTCTCGTTAAATACGTTTATGGATTCAACGCAAGTATCTTTGCATACTTTGTCGTGGTACAAAAACAATCTCATCTGCCCGAACTCGAGGAACTCGGTTATGTTTCGAGATTAGCCCGGAGCTGCATAAGCGATCCGAACTACGATAGCTATGCGGAAGTTACGTTGCAGTGCAGCGTCGACACCGGAGATGGAAGTCAGCACATTTACAATTTGGTACAGGATGCCAAAGTTGCTGCGGCTGGAAGTGATCTCGCCATACAGCTCGGCATATCCAAAGGAGATTCCGTGCTCGTATCAGTTTTTTCACCAAGCAAAGGAATCACCAGCGAGCCATTACCTCGATCTGCCGTTTGCGTCTACAGTCTTCGCGACATCGAAGATAAGTTCATTGAAAATATACACATGTGCTTCAACGGGACCGTAAAGTACAGAAATATGGAATACGTTAGCGGACCTATACAGAACGGAATGTGCCCGACAGCAGGG ACCACCGGAAATATTTTAAGCTTCTGTGAAGTTGCCCTGAAGATATCTGGGGTTTCTCCGATAGTTGCCCAGGCATCGCTGCACTTTCCAAATGTTTCCGTCTCCGCTATAACCATCGCTAACACGGAAAGTCATACGGTAGCGTTTTTAGGAACAACAGACGGAGTTTTGATGAAAGTGCTTCTCTCCGGTGTAGAGCCCGCTGTCTACGAAAGCATCGTAGTAGACAAGGGGCAGAAGTTACTTCCCGACACAACAATTGCTCCCGGAGGCGAACACCTCTACGTTTTATCCACCTCAAAGATAACCAAAGTCAAAGTAGAACATTGCAGCGGATACGCAAACTGCAGTAGTTGCTTAGATGCCAGGGATCCCTACTGCGGGTGGTGCTCGTTGGAAAAAAG GTGCACGGTGAGGGGTGATTGTCAAAAGGCGAGTCACAGCAGTCCGCGTTGGTTATCGTTAGGAACGGGGCAACAGTGCATAGATTTTGAGCAAGTCTTGCCGGACAGAATACCCATAAACCAAATGACCACCGTTCAGTTGACGATAAGGACTCTGCCCGAGCTCCCTATAGGAGCAAACTACAAATGTGTCTTCGGAAACGCAGAACCAATCGACGCTCTCATGACCGGTTTCGGACTCTCCTGTCCAACACCCCCGGTTCTCGGCAGACCTAGTATCCCCGATGAGACTGACCACGTCCTCGTCCCACTTTCGGTCAGATCTAGCGAAACTAACAAGGATTTTGTTTCCCGCAACTTCGCTTACTACGACTGCTCCAAACATACGATGTGTTCGGAATGCGTCAGATCGCAGTGGGCTTGCAGCTGGTGCGTTTACGAAAATAAATGCACGCACAACACGACCTGCTGTCAGGGGAACGTTATTTCCGGCGAAAATGTAAGTAAGGCCGTCCCCAACCGTGAACTGCGACAAAATGATCAATGTCGATTGCACTCGTTCCAGAATCCTTCCCATCTAAACGCCCACGGCGTGCAGTACTGTCCTCGATTCGCGAGGCGCGAAGAGCCGCTGATGTTGCCGAACAATGTGCCGAAGGAGATAGTTCTGGAGGTTGAAAATCTGCCGCGCCCTCAGGTCGGACACACAGGATTCCAATGCATCGTTACGATCGAAGGCGCGAATCTCAAGGTCCAGGCGCGCGTCGACAGTAACAGATTTATAGTTTGCGACAAAACGGTCTACTCGTACGAAGCTGTCAGAGGCGATTACGAAGCTGCGGTTACGGTCGTATGGAACACCAACCATCACGTCGACCAGACGACCGTCCTGCTTTACAAGTGCGAGGTCTTGGGCTCCCACAGAGAGCACGCGGACTGCTCTCTCTGCGTGACGAGGGATTTACGTTTCGAATGCACCTGGTGCGTAAACAGCTGCGTTTACAGACATTCCTGTCTGCACTCTCTGTTCTCGGTGTGTCCAAAACCACGGATCGACATGATCAAGCCTTTGAGCGGACCCATCGAGGGCGGGACTCTCGTCACGATCGAAGGCAGCAATTTGGGGCTCAAAGAAAGCGACGTGGAAGGAAAAATACACATCGGGGAAACTCCGTGCACTTTGGTAGACTACGAGGTTTCCGTTCGTATCGTATGTCGCACCGGGCCAAGCCCCCAAGAAACCACCGCGTCGGTGGTTGTGGGAAATAACGCCGGATACACGGAAAGTGCTGTGCTATTCAACTACAAAGATATACAGCTGACGGGAGTTTACCCCACGATGGGACCGCAGAGCGGAGGAACCCAATTGGCAGTTTCCGGGATGTATCTTAACATCGGCAGTACCATATCCGCGTATTTGGACGAGCTACCTTGCGAAGTAAACGCGACTCAGGCGAGCAGTACGCGACTTACGTGTGTCACTAGTAAATCTGGAAGTGTCAGACGTATAAAGAAACTCACCTTGAGCATAGACGGAGCCAATAGAACGCTGATTAACAACCCTTACAATTATACGCACGATCCCACGATAATGGAGATAAAACCGCTCAGGAGCTTCGCGTCTGGCGGAAGAATGATTACTGTGCATGGAACGAACTTGGACACCATACAAAAACCGGAAATGGAAGTGTATTTGGAAAATGAACCTCTACCGGTGAACAAAACAGTCTGTACAGTTTTGAATCCCACGCAGATGGAGTGCCCTAGTCCTTGCATagctgaaaaattcaagatcctaCAGCGAACCAAGAGATCTCTGCATAAACATGGCTCGCAGGTTTTGAAAGAGTCTCAACTACCCCTGAGGATAGGATTCGTCATGGACCATGTGGATTTAGAAAAACACTTTCAGAGTCTCAGAATCCAGCTACTTTACGTCGAGGACCCAAAGTTCTTTCCATTCCCGAACAATGTTAAACTCTACAAGGGCGACACGCTCGTAATAGAAGGGGAAAATCTGAACCATGCGAGTGACGAGTCGGATGTGAATGTCACCGTTGGTACAGTGCCTTGTAACGTAACTTCTCTCGCTCTGACTCAGCTGGTTTGTACTCCGCCCGACCAGCAGCCCTTGGACACCGATGAAATTGGAATCAAGATGGACTACGGACTTCCCTTAGTCGTCGTTAGAGTCGGACAGAGCCTCAGGTTTCCCATCGGATATCTTCGCTATGACGTTATAAAGTCCTACCCGTTTCCTCCTGAAGCTATTGCTGGGATTGCCGCAGGGACTTTTGGATTAGTATTTCTATTTGTGTTAGTCCTGGTACTGTATCGGAGGAAAAGTACGCAGGCTGAGAGGGAGTACAAGAGAATTCAAATACAGATGGATACTTTGGAAAGTAATGTTCGTATGGAATGCAAACAGGCCTTTGCCGAGCTACAGACCGATATGACAGACCTCACGGCTGATCTTGAGTCATCGGGAATTCCAACTTTAGATCACAAAAATTACATCATGAAGGTATTCTTCCCTGGGGTTATAGATCATCCGATACTCAACGATCCAAGACCTCGAAATAACATTCCTAGAACAAATTACGACGCTGCTATGCTGCAATTCGAACAGCTAGTTAACAACAAATGTTTCATACTCACGTTCATCGATACTCTCGAAGCGCAGAAGTCGTTTAATATCAGAGATAAAGTAAACGTTGCTTCACTTCTCATGGTTGTTTTGATGGGAAAAATGGAGTATGCAACCGACATATTGATGAATCTTCTCCTTCGACTCATCGACAAATCCGTCGGGACTAAATATCCACAACTCATGCTCAGACGGACGGAATCTGTGGTTGAAAAAATGCTGACCAACTGGATGGCGCTCTGTATGTATAACTACTTGAAAGATTACGCGGGATCGtctctcttccttttgttCAAGGCTATAAAACATCAGATAGAAAAGGGCCCAGTCGACGTGATCACACACGACGCCAGGTACTCGTTATCGGAGGAAAGGCTCCTCAGAGAGCAAATAGAACACGGTGTCGTTACATTGCACGTCGTGCAGGACgatctggatgaaaaaatacagtGCAAGGTACTCGATTGTGATACGATAAATCAAGTGAAATCAAAGATTTTGGATGCCCTCTACAAAAATACTCCGTTTTCCGCTCGTCCTTCGATCCACGAGGTCGATTTGGAGTGGCGTCACGGACGTGGAGGGCATCTAACACTCCAAGATGAAGATCTTACGACGAAGTGCAGCgaggagtggaaaaaaatgaatactcTAGCTCATTACGGAGTGAAAGAGTCCGCAGTGATGTCTCTTATACCGAGACAGAACGACGGATTCTCCGTTAGCTGCAAGCCACCTTGCCATAACTGCAAACCTTCCCATCTTCACGGTAATCATTGTTCCTCCGCTCATCTTTCATCTACTCCTAATCACACGATGCTCAGTCCCATAACCTATTCACACTCACCAGGAGGCATTTATTTTAACTCTCAACACTCTCCGCCAATTATTACTGCCAATGGAGATATTGAAAGTGGACACGGTGGAAATCAGAGACTCTATCACTTAGTTAGACCCGTAGAAGAAGGACATTATCCCCCGGGTTTGGGAACGACCGGTGGGAAACACCATCACCCCGAAAGAACGCACAAGGCTATACCTGAGATATTCCTCACAAGATTACTGTCGACCAAAGGTACCGTCCAAAAGTTTgtcgacgattttttaaaCACCATATTAACGGCTAACGAAGCTTTACCCAGTGCCGTTAAGTGGCTTTTCGATCTCCTCGATGAGGCTGCCAAGAGACATGGGCTCACCGATCCCGAAGTGCCTCACGCCTGGAAATCGAACAGTCTACCCTTAAGGTTTTGggttaattttattaaaaatccaGACTTCATGTTCGATATCAATAAGACAACCACGGTTGACTCGAGTCTCTCTGTAATTGCGCAAACATTTATGGACTCTTGTTCGACGACAGAGCACAGGCTCGGCAAGGACTCTCCCTCTAATAAATTGCTCTTCGCTAAAGACATACCTCACTACAGGGAGAAGGTAGGAAGATTTTACAGTGACGTACAAAGGCTACCACTCATCACCGATCAAGAAATGTCAAGTGCCATGCAACAATTGAGCGCTGCTCATGCCAACGAATTCGATGTTATAGCCGCGCTGAAAGAACTCTACATTTACGTCAGCAAGTACTACGAACAA ATTCTAGAGGCCTTGGAAACTGACGCGGGTTGTCGCAAGCTACATTTGGCGCATAGATTGGAAAATGTTGCATGTACGCtcgaaggagaagaaacgaGTGCTTGCTGA